ATAAAAAATTCCTGCAGCGGGTCTTCGACGAGGATTTTGAGTCGGAAGACGAGGAAAACGGGGAAGTCGAGGTGTTTGAGGAGCTGTAGGCCAAAGCACCACTTGGTTACTAGAAGCCGCTCTCGGAAAGGGAGCGGCTTTTCTGTTTCGCATGGGAGCAAACAGGTGAAAGAGAAACACAAAGTGTTTGTACATTGTTCCACGAGTTTCGCTGGTGTTGACATTCGGCAAAGGTCCGCAATAATAAATCCTCAAGGGTGCAACGTGCCGACAAGGCGCGTCTGTTGCAGGCAGCAGGAGAGCGGACATGCCAATTATTCCCAGATATATTCCACCTGATTTTACCACGGCAAAGCTGGTCAACGCTCCGGTAGCAAAAACGGCGCCGGCTCCCCGGCAAGGGGTGGCGCCGGATAACTTCCACGGCACGTCCAATCACCCCGAGTACATTCACCTGGGGCGGGGCAAATGGCTGCTGGTTTCCGAGAGTCGCATGGATGCGGTGCTGCTCCTGCGGGGAGAAACAGTGGCGGTGATCGAGGCGCGGCGCCTGCAAAAAGGGGATCCAGTGGTTGTGGGGAGGACAGAAGACGGGGAAGAAGGCATATACGTTCATTCTGACGGTTTTGCCAAAACCGGTGTTGCAGGAGCTGAAAAATTCTCTTTCCGTACCCGTGATACCCGCGAGACCCCTTTTTCCCGCTCCTATGATCAATTGTACCGGATTTTGCGCCATGATCGGCAAAACGGCCATATTGTCTGGGTTCTCGGCCCGGCGGTGGCATTTGACAAGGATAGCCGCAGTGCCATGCAGGGGATTATCGAGGCGGGATACTGCCACGCATTACTGGCCGGCAACGCCCTGGCCACCCACGACTTGGAAGCTGCCCTGTTTCGCACCGGGCTGGGACAGGACATATATACCCAGGCATTGATGCCGCACGGCCACTACAATCATCTGGAAATCATCAACCGGGTGCGCAGCTACGGTTCGATACCTGCGGCTGTTGCTGCCCTTAAGCTGAAAGACGGGATCATCTGGGCTTGTGAAAAACGGCAGGTTCCCTATGTGCTTGCCGGTTCCATTCGGGATGACGGACCGCTGCCGGAAGTGATCACCGATGTCTGTCAGGCCCAGGATGCCATGCGAGTGCAGGGGAAAAAAGCCACCACCGTAATTGCCGTGGCTACCCAGCTCCACTCCATTGCCTTCGGCAACATGGTGCCCGGATACAAGGTGCTGGACAACGGCGAAGTCCGTCCGGTCTTCTTCTATGTCGTCGACATGACCGAGTTCTCTGCCGATAAGCTGGCCAATCGGGGTTCCGTTCAGGCGGTTGCCATTTTGACCAATGCCCAGGATTTCATGGTGAACCTGTGGCACAACCTTGATGACAGGAACGCCTGATGGTTTTCAGGGACTGCAGCAGCTTAAGGGGGGAAATGTGCGGAGTAAAATAAAGCTGATCGGTGTGCCCCTTGACCTGGGGCAGTCCCATCGTGGAGTGGATATGGGACCCAGCGCCGTGCGCTATGCAGGGTTGGCTGTACGGCTGGCAAACCTGGGTCATGAGGTGTGGGATTGCGGTAACCTTTCGGTACCGGTGCGGGAGACCCTTTCCACCGCCAGGGATGTTGCCTATCTGGCAGCCATAACCAGGGTCTGCAAAGGAGCCTATCAGGCTGCAAGAGATGCAGTCGGGCATGGATTCACGCCGGTATTTATCGGCGGCGACCATTCCCTGGCCATCGGCACCATCGGCGGCATTACCGAAGAGGAACCGGCCGGAGTAATCTACATTGATGCCCACGGTGATTTCAACACGCCGAAGACTTCGCCATCGGGCAACATCCACGGCATGGTCCTCTCCCATCTCTTGGGTGACGGCTATGCAAGGCTGGTTAATCTGGGACGAAAGGGACCGAAACTGAAAGCGGAGGATGTGGTTTTGGTGGGGGTGCGCGACCTTGACCCAAAGGAGAGGCTTCGCCTCAAGGAACAGAGGATCAGGGTGTTCACCATGCGGGATATCGACGAACAGGGCATGGGAAATATTGCCCGCCAGAGCCTGGATATTCTTGGCCACCACAGTCGGATTCATGTCAGTCTTGATGCAGATGTACTCGACCCCATGGAGGCCCCGGGGGTCGGCACTCCTACCCCCGGCGGCATAACCTATCGTGAGGCTCAGCTGCTCATGGAAATAATCGCCGACAGCAGGCGACTATCCTCTCTTGATGTGGTGGAGATTAACCCTGTTTTCGACAACCGCAACCACAGCGCCATGGTCGTCAGCGACCTGACCGCATCCATTTTCGGAGAAAGAATTCTCTGAAAGCATTCATCCTTGTTTCCGTTGGGCCTTAGCAAAAAAAGGTTCATCCGGGAATTCTGTGAAATGAACGGCAGTCGCGACATCGTCCGTTCGCTCTGTCGCCACAGCTGCGGACCTTGCGGTGCCGCCCGCTAATGGTGCCCTATGTTTGAATTGGCGGGTGTCCGCTCGCCGCTGTAGCTCGTCGCTCTCTCCCGATGCCACGACTGCCTTCCCCGAAAATGTCTGAAGAACCAAAAAAAGCCCCCCGGAATTGCTTCCGGAGGGCTTTTTGTTACTGCTGCTGACCTGTTCTATTTTTCGTGGCTGCCGCCGCCGGGAACATCTTCGC
This region of Geotalea daltonii FRC-32 genomic DNA includes:
- a CDS encoding putative NPN-dependent ornithine cyclodeaminase; this translates as MPIIPRYIPPDFTTAKLVNAPVAKTAPAPRQGVAPDNFHGTSNHPEYIHLGRGKWLLVSESRMDAVLLLRGETVAVIEARRLQKGDPVVVGRTEDGEEGIYVHSDGFAKTGVAGAEKFSFRTRDTRETPFSRSYDQLYRILRHDRQNGHIVWVLGPAVAFDKDSRSAMQGIIEAGYCHALLAGNALATHDLEAALFRTGLGQDIYTQALMPHGHYNHLEIINRVRSYGSIPAAVAALKLKDGIIWACEKRQVPYVLAGSIRDDGPLPEVITDVCQAQDAMRVQGKKATTVIAVATQLHSIAFGNMVPGYKVLDNGEVRPVFFYVVDMTEFSADKLANRGSVQAVAILTNAQDFMVNLWHNLDDRNA
- the rocF gene encoding arginase; amino-acid sequence: MRSKIKLIGVPLDLGQSHRGVDMGPSAVRYAGLAVRLANLGHEVWDCGNLSVPVRETLSTARDVAYLAAITRVCKGAYQAARDAVGHGFTPVFIGGDHSLAIGTIGGITEEEPAGVIYIDAHGDFNTPKTSPSGNIHGMVLSHLLGDGYARLVNLGRKGPKLKAEDVVLVGVRDLDPKERLRLKEQRIRVFTMRDIDEQGMGNIARQSLDILGHHSRIHVSLDADVLDPMEAPGVGTPTPGGITYREAQLLMEIIADSRRLSSLDVVEINPVFDNRNHSAMVVSDLTASIFGERIL